The following proteins are co-located in the Eublepharis macularius isolate TG4126 chromosome 5, MPM_Emac_v1.0, whole genome shotgun sequence genome:
- the GLMN gene encoding glomulin isoform X1 has translation MAKELQDIVQKCQILNEEEFKGGDFDRFQGAGKKCLEEGYIVELLEIILNEKNKVIVKCMGWNLVGPLIRCILEYKEDDIERDCCLKILHKLVELCNPKELVLSFLEQIEQTSKERMSQTVLLVLKPLQKVLLKLQRNKAYSMGLSLSTILNQLSLLPVPYTVQQLQEDRHGLCHCCNALTDFVNPFVGEVVRGMEASSDRDCKDLKEELLRFCLKSLKYPLLMADFEQLPEDTIKHPLRQFAADILGILLDIRELIPKVVPQHGCRNQTWDNEGLLEIDQEQSADSLACLSYVIFVQDFGMNYFPLVFHPSFILQCNMVHVQVLLERKEESVLSKGLDLLESCLLRLEDNSLFLQYLEFKGFITIPQDLVKVMTLCPFEPLRKKSLKILQLYINKFGDEGKYTLFRCLLKTSNHSGVEAYIIQNIKNQIDLSLKSAKGSKCFTGLQLISLLDMVLSLPEGAETDLLQNSDRIMASLNLLRYLVIKDNENDNQTCVWTELTKIEQNFLKPLHTGLNMSRAHYEAEIKNKRENKRGWLTSCSLKKNLLTNESSKGSLHFGRNLSNTKSYCWSSIACSASSSSLWPQAEPEFSNLAMWNPSTGDVEFHLEKT, from the exons ATGGCAAAAGAACTTCAAGACATAGTACAAAAATGT CAAATACTAAATGAGGAGGAATTTAAAGGGGGAGATTTTGACCGCTTCCAAGGTGCAGGAAAGAAGTGCTTGGAGGAAGGATACATAGTTGAATTATTAGAAATAATTCTAAATGAGAAAAACAAG GTTATTGTCAAATGTATGGGCTGGAACCTTGTGGGTCCTCTGATCAGATGTATTCTTGAATATAAAGAAGATGACATTGAGAGAGACTGCTGCCTGAAAATACTACACAAGTTGGTGGAG ctgtgcaACCCAAAAGAGCTTGTTCTGAGTTTTCTGGAACAGATTGAACAGACATCCAAGGAACGGATgtcccaaactgttttgcttgtTCTTAAACCTCTGCAGAAAG tgcttCTGAAACTTCAGAGGAATAAAGCATATTCAATGGGGTTGTCACTGTCTACCATTCTGAACCAGCTCTCCCTTCTGCCAGTACCTTACACAGTACAGCAGCTGCAAGAAGACAGGCATGGCCTCTGCCACTGTTGTAATGCTTTAACAGATTTTGTTAACCCTTTTGTGGGTGAAGTTGTCAGAGGAATGGAGGCCTCATCAGATAGAGATTGCAAAGATCTGAAAGAGGAATTGTTAAGATT TTGTCTGAAGAGCTTGAAATATCCCTTATTAATGGCAGACTTTGAACAACTGCCTGAAGATACTATCAAGCATCCCTTAAGGCAGTTTGCTGCTGACATACTA GGCATTTTGCTGGATATTAGAGAACTGATTCCCAAAGTAGTCCCTCAACATGGATGCAGAAATCAAACCTGGGATAATGAGGGCTTACTGGAAATAGACCAAGAACAGTCAGCAGATTCTTTGGCATGTCTATCTTACGTGATCTTTGTTCAGGACTTTGGAATGAACTATTTTCCATTAGTTTTCCA CCCTTCATTCATTCTGCAGTGTAACATGGTGCATGTTCAAGTTCTGCTGGAAAG GAAAGAAGAATCCGTGTTATCAAAAGGACTT GATCTGTTGGAGAGTTGTCTGCTGAGGCTAGAAGATAATAGCCTTTTCCTTCAGTACTTGGAGTTCAAAGGCTTTATTACAATACCTCAG GATTTAGTAAAAGTGATGACACTGTGTCCTTTTGAACCTCTG AGAAAGAAGAGTTTAAAGATTTTACAGCTGTATATAAACAAGTTTGGGGACGAAGGAAAATACACATTGTTCAG ATGTCTTTTGAAGACCAGTAACCATTCTGGTGTGGAAGCATACATTATCCAAAATATTAAAAATCAGATTGATTTATCCTTAAAG AGCGCAAAGGGTAGTAAATGTTTTACTGGACTCCAGCTGATTTCACTGTTAGACATGGTACTCTCACTTCCTGAAGGAGCTGAAACTGATCTTCTTCAGAACTCAGACAG GATTATGGCGTCTCTAAATCTGTTGAGATATTTAGTCATTAAGGATAATGAAAATGACAATCAA ACCTGTGTGTGGACAGAACTTACCAAGATTGAGCAAAATTTCTTAAAGCCCTTACACACTGGACTCAATATGTCAAGAGCACATTATGAAGCTGAAATAAAGAATAAAAGAGAGAACAAAAGAGGTTGGTTGACTTCATgttcacttaaaaaaaaccttttaacaaaTGAAAGTAGCAAAGGATCTCTCCATTTTGGTAGGAACCTGTCTAATACCAAGTCTTACTGTTGGTCTAGTATTGCGTGCTCTGCAAGCAGCAGCTCTCTATGGCCTCAAGCAGAGCCAGAGTTTTCCAATCTTGCTATGTGGAATCCTTCAACTGGAGATGTAGAATTTCACCTGGAAAAGACTTGA
- the GLMN gene encoding glomulin isoform X2, translated as MAKELQDIVQKCQILNEEEFKGGDFDRFQGAGKKCLEEGYIVELLEIILNEKNKVIVKCMGWNLVGPLIRCILEYKEDDIERDCCLKILHKLVELCNPKELVLSFLEQIEQTSKERMSQTVLLVLKPLQKVLLKLQRNKAYSMGLSLSTILNQLSLLPVPYTVQQLQEDRHGLCHCCNALTDFVNPFVGEVVRGMEASSDRDCKDLKEELLRFCLKSLKYPLLMADFEQLPEDTIKHPLRQFAADILGILLDIRELIPKVVPQHGCRNQTWDNEGLLEIDQEQSADSLACLSYVIFVQDFGMNYFPLVFHPSFILQCNMVHVQVLLERKEESVLSKGLDLLESCLLRLEDNSLFLQYLEFKGFITIPQDLVKVMTLCPFEPLRKKSLKILQLYINKFGDEGKYTLFRCLLKTSNHSGVEAYIIQNIKNQIDLSLKSAKGSKCFTGLQLISLLDMVLSLPEGAETDLLQNSDRIMASLNLLRYLVIKDNENDNQTCVWTELTKIEQNFLKPLHTGLNMSRAHYEAEIKNKRENKRESHTSKTICSVSVAGEKMPTMTTEMELQVLHSALFTFDLIESVLARVEELIEAKTKIAPEENTGVK; from the exons ATGGCAAAAGAACTTCAAGACATAGTACAAAAATGT CAAATACTAAATGAGGAGGAATTTAAAGGGGGAGATTTTGACCGCTTCCAAGGTGCAGGAAAGAAGTGCTTGGAGGAAGGATACATAGTTGAATTATTAGAAATAATTCTAAATGAGAAAAACAAG GTTATTGTCAAATGTATGGGCTGGAACCTTGTGGGTCCTCTGATCAGATGTATTCTTGAATATAAAGAAGATGACATTGAGAGAGACTGCTGCCTGAAAATACTACACAAGTTGGTGGAG ctgtgcaACCCAAAAGAGCTTGTTCTGAGTTTTCTGGAACAGATTGAACAGACATCCAAGGAACGGATgtcccaaactgttttgcttgtTCTTAAACCTCTGCAGAAAG tgcttCTGAAACTTCAGAGGAATAAAGCATATTCAATGGGGTTGTCACTGTCTACCATTCTGAACCAGCTCTCCCTTCTGCCAGTACCTTACACAGTACAGCAGCTGCAAGAAGACAGGCATGGCCTCTGCCACTGTTGTAATGCTTTAACAGATTTTGTTAACCCTTTTGTGGGTGAAGTTGTCAGAGGAATGGAGGCCTCATCAGATAGAGATTGCAAAGATCTGAAAGAGGAATTGTTAAGATT TTGTCTGAAGAGCTTGAAATATCCCTTATTAATGGCAGACTTTGAACAACTGCCTGAAGATACTATCAAGCATCCCTTAAGGCAGTTTGCTGCTGACATACTA GGCATTTTGCTGGATATTAGAGAACTGATTCCCAAAGTAGTCCCTCAACATGGATGCAGAAATCAAACCTGGGATAATGAGGGCTTACTGGAAATAGACCAAGAACAGTCAGCAGATTCTTTGGCATGTCTATCTTACGTGATCTTTGTTCAGGACTTTGGAATGAACTATTTTCCATTAGTTTTCCA CCCTTCATTCATTCTGCAGTGTAACATGGTGCATGTTCAAGTTCTGCTGGAAAG GAAAGAAGAATCCGTGTTATCAAAAGGACTT GATCTGTTGGAGAGTTGTCTGCTGAGGCTAGAAGATAATAGCCTTTTCCTTCAGTACTTGGAGTTCAAAGGCTTTATTACAATACCTCAG GATTTAGTAAAAGTGATGACACTGTGTCCTTTTGAACCTCTG AGAAAGAAGAGTTTAAAGATTTTACAGCTGTATATAAACAAGTTTGGGGACGAAGGAAAATACACATTGTTCAG ATGTCTTTTGAAGACCAGTAACCATTCTGGTGTGGAAGCATACATTATCCAAAATATTAAAAATCAGATTGATTTATCCTTAAAG AGCGCAAAGGGTAGTAAATGTTTTACTGGACTCCAGCTGATTTCACTGTTAGACATGGTACTCTCACTTCCTGAAGGAGCTGAAACTGATCTTCTTCAGAACTCAGACAG GATTATGGCGTCTCTAAATCTGTTGAGATATTTAGTCATTAAGGATAATGAAAATGACAATCAA ACCTGTGTGTGGACAGAACTTACCAAGATTGAGCAAAATTTCTTAAAGCCCTTACACACTGGACTCAATATGTCAAGAGCACATTATGAAGCTGAAATAAAGAATAAAAGAGAGAACAAAAGAG AGTCTCATACTTCTAAAACAATTTGCTCTGTATCAGTAGCTGGGGAAAAGATGCCTACCATGACAACTGAAATGGAACTTCAG GTTCTTCACTCGGCTCTCTTCACATTTGACTTAATAGAGAGTGTCCTGGCCAGAGTAGAAGAACTCattgaagcaaaaacaaaaatagcACCTGAAGAAAATACTGGGGTCAAATGA